The following is a genomic window from Gloeocapsa sp. PCC 73106.
CGACTATCCTTATTCAGAATTGTGTATTAGTGTCAATGAGTATGAAAAAATACAACAGGCTTCTATTACTCGCAAAAACTTACGAATTCTGACAATTTTAGGCAATAGTAACCAAATAAATATTACTGAAGATAGAGCAATATTAACTAATTTATTTGCTCATAATATCGTTTTTTTAGTGCAGCCAAATCGAAGAGAGTTAGAACAATACCTATGGGATAAAGAGGGTTGGGATATCTTGTTTTTTGCAGGTCATGCTGTTGTAGAAGAAGATAGTGAAGCTAAGTTATATATTAATGATTATGAGAAAATTGAACTAAATTATTTACAATATTCTCTCATCAACGCAGTTAAAAAAGGACTAAGATTGGCTATTTTAAACTGTTGTAATGGTTTAGATTTTATCGATGAATTCAGTAAGCTAAACATTCCGCAATTAATTGTCATGCGAGAAGTTGTTCCAGATTTAATCGCTCAAGAATTTCTCAAACATTTTTTATCTAATTATGCAGCAGGAGAATCTTTTTATTTATCGGTGAGAAAAGCTAGAGAAAGATTACAGGGATTAGAAGCAGAATTTCCTGCAGCTAGTTGGTTACCGGTCATTTTTCAAAACTCCACCGCATTAATGCCATCTTTAAGAGAGTTAAACCCAGATTCACTGAGAGTTAAACCCCAGTATTTTATACCGATTACTAGTTTAATAACTACTATATTATTAGTAATCATTCGCTGGAGTGGTGGGATGCAAACATGGGAATTAAAAGCATTCGATCACTTGCTAAATAAAACACAGATTCAAGAGATAGACGAACGAATTTTAGTTATTGCAGCGGATGAACAAGATATTAGTAAAAATAACTATGGCTACCCTATAAGCGATCGCATAATCGCTAACTTACTTCAGAAAATTATAGCCCATCAACCCGCAGCTATCGGTATCGATATTTTTCGCGATCAACCCATACCCGCTAACGACTCTCAAGGAAATGAATTATTACTAAACACAATAAAACAACATGAGAACGTTATCGCTATTTGTACTGGAAATAACCTTAGTAATAGCGTTGCACCGCCTGAAGTAACACCAGAACAAATTGGCTATGTAGATTTATATGACGACGAATATCTTACATTAGGGGATAGCGATCGCGTACGCAGGTACTTATTAACTTCCACTCCCAATCTCTTTACTCAGAAATCAGACTGCCATACCTCTTATTCTTTCGCCTGGTTATTAGCATATCATTATTTACAGCGGCAAAATATTCCCATTCAAACCGTCAAGCAAGATTGGCAATTTGGCGCAAAAACCCTGAAGCGATTAGAAAAACGTAGCGGAGGATATCAGCATTTAGACGCCCGTGGAAATCAAATCTTAATCCGTTACCGCAACAGAAAAGCATTAGCGCATCAATTCGCAATTAGAGACGTATTGACAGAAAACAGCGGGTTTGATCCGACTTGGTTTAAAGATAGAATTGTTATAATTGGGATAATCGCACCCAGTGTACCCGATATCCATGATACCCCCTACGGTGAGATACCAGGTCTATTAATTCACGCTCACGTAGTC
Proteins encoded in this region:
- a CDS encoding CHASE2 domain-containing protein, which encodes MTKTLVLKLGQGNWETGFPVIIVQILEDNHLISTQLSGSLPPNFNLGELYRRWRSLYQSLAKSLSYRGDGLEFDEEEADYISDKELIELGKRLKTELNNWLAFPSFAKIDSGLRTRLETHQEIRLIFEVNHRELQRFPWHLWHFFTDYPYSELCISVNEYEKIQQASITRKNLRILTILGNSNQINITEDRAILTNLFAHNIVFLVQPNRRELEQYLWDKEGWDILFFAGHAVVEEDSEAKLYINDYEKIELNYLQYSLINAVKKGLRLAILNCCNGLDFIDEFSKLNIPQLIVMREVVPDLIAQEFLKHFLSNYAAGESFYLSVRKARERLQGLEAEFPAASWLPVIFQNSTALMPSLRELNPDSLRVKPQYFIPITSLITTILLVIIRWSGGMQTWELKAFDHLLNKTQIQEIDERILVIAADEQDISKNNYGYPISDRIIANLLQKIIAHQPAAIGIDIFRDQPIPANDSQGNELLLNTIKQHENVIAICTGNNLSNSVAPPEVTPEQIGYVDLYDDEYLTLGDSDRVRRYLLTSTPNLFTQKSDCHTSYSFAWLLAYHYLQRQNIPIQTVKQDWQFGAKTLKRLEKRSGGYQHLDARGNQILIRYRNRKALAHQFAIRDVLTENSGFDPTWFKDRIVIIGIIAPSVPDIHDTPYGEIPGLLIHAHVVSQLLSIAQENDQRFLIWWFPQWGEILWIATWTIASSTITLYLPKISQKGASITILLILVYGSSYLIFRAGGWVPLIPGILAVILSGSCGFYTLLKK